The Mustela nigripes isolate SB6536 chromosome X, MUSNIG.SB6536, whole genome shotgun sequence genomic sequence CGCCATGTTGAGTCTGGGTAAAAGGTTGTGTGGAAAGGTACAGGCGGAGGTCCCCGATATGGACGAAGACATTTTGGGGAATGCTCAGGGACACAAAGGTTCCGGGCTTTCTCGGTCCAGTGCTTTGCTGGGGAACAGGGGCCCCTGCCCTGAGAGTTTTTGTTAAGCTGACCAGAACGCCCTGCCTTTATTGCACTGCTCTTCTCATCCATCAAAACCTGGTACAAGAAAGATCACCACCCAGGCCTGCGGGCTTTCCCTGCCTgaattagatttattttcttgacaaaCGTGTTGAAGGCAAGTCGGCCTCGAGCCCAGTGTATTTGTTGGCATTATAGCAATGATAACTTGTAATAGTTGGCCCTGTTTAAGTGCTTTATTGCATGTAAATAGTAGCCTTAGGCAGCAGATAAATATCCCTGTCACCTTTGGACTTCAATGGGGCAAGGTGAAGACCAGAAACTAGTAAATGGCTGAGCTGTGGTTCGAACTCAGAGCTGTGACCTTAAGCACCAGGCCATAGATCTCAAACTGTGGTTCCGGTCTTCTTACTGGTTCAGGAGACCTTCTCAGGAGGGTTCACAAAGTCAAAACTATCTTCACAATACTTTTTTTCATTGTCATTCTTTCTTGCATGTGTGGTGTAATATTCTGAGGCTACATAAGCAAAAGTTATTTAGATGTCCTCAATTTTTAACACTATAAGGGGATTGTGACCAAAAAGTTTTGAACCATTGCACCAGGCCAGGGGTTCTCAACCTAGGCGCCATTGACATTTCTCTGTTGTGGGAAGCACTGTAGGATATTTAGCGGCAtccctgccctttccccactGAATAGCAAGTTATCATCCCCCGTTTGATTCCCCaaagtgtctccagacattgccagtgTTCATTGGGTATGGAGATcactggttgagaaccactgtactAGGTTCTGCCATCCTCATCTGCTGGGGCTTCCAGCCCTTCTTGTTGGTAATTTGAATATTTCATGCACTGGCTGCCCCCACCTGATTGTCCTATATACTCCCTAAGACAGGCTGATGATTGTGGTTCTGGTTCAGTGACTTCCTTATCACCACCCATCTCCACAAGCAAGACCACCGGTTGCCTTCCCACACCTGTGCACCTGGAATGTCCAGAACACCCTCTCCCTGCACAATTTCAAGCCCCACCCATCCACTGGATATCGTAGTTTACCTCAATTTTCAGTTAACCTCTATAGAGCAGGGGTTATGTCTCTACTACTGTGATTCCAGCCCCTAGCCCAGACCTGACACAGCTGAGGGGTTACAGCTCAGTTGTGTAAACTCTGAGGGAGATGAGACTAGCCCTTTCACCCTGGGGTCTCTATAATGGCACAGAGTCTGGCACATGGCAAGTAGCTGGTCTGCATGCCCAGCTGAATCTTCTGATTCTCTGAATTGCCTCATTACCCCTCTGCAGACTTCTCCTCCCCATTTACTGGGTAGCCTGTCCTTCCTACAGTTCAGCAAGGTCTCCCATCCCCAGGCCTAGACTGTTTGGTTTCCTCACCTTCCAAAGGCCCACCTCTGCACACACCAATTAGCCTACCACTTCCCAGAGCAGTTGTGTGAATTCTAGTCCTTTTAAGTCTGGCCTGGCAATCCTGCCTCCCTTTACAAGGTCCTcatcttcccagcctcccttgctgCCAGAGGTGGCCATATCATCTTATTCTAGCCACAGAACGGCACCGGAAGTCTGTTGAGCTTGTGGACAGTTCAGCCCTGTTACAAGGTAATAAGACAGGACAAATGTTCTATTTTCCTCACTTGCTTTCCCATCTCTGGGAACATGGCAGCCATCATGGAACCAGAAGGCTGTAGGCGGAGATATCGCCAAAATGCTTACAGGGGTACAGTGGAACGGTTAGTGGTCCTCGGGCTCCACCACTGGACTACAGTAAGCAGCCTTAGCTTATTACCTGGAGTAGGCATCACGTCCTTCTCAGGGTTATCTCACCCATGCCCATGGTTTCTGTTACCTCCTGGACACCAATAATCGAaacttctagttccatccattggTAGCCCCATCTCTGAATTTAACCCATTTAAAGGATTCCCCTACCTACTCAGTGGTCCAAAATTtaccctcctctcccacctccctctccaaCTGGCCTGCCTCATGGTGTCCAGTTCCGACATGTGGTCATACTGGGCCTCTCCTCCCTACCTCCTGGTTTTATTGGGCCTTCCCAAGTGTCTTGCAAACAAACAGCCCCTCTACATACACCAGTCTCCACCATCTAGCTTCCTCATACACTTGGGTGAATctcttttctgtttgatttttagtAGTTCATCCTCTATTCAGCCTGCCCCACCTGTTTCAACACAATGTTCTACTGTTGCGTGGACATAGTCATGCCATGTCCCTGGCCCACCTCACTGCTCTCCTAGATGATGGAAACCAGTTACAAATTCTCCAAGGTCCCAGAACTCACCATGGATtgagcccacccccacccctgcagggaCTTGCAATCAGGTTTTTCACTTtagactttttaatatttcatacaGCGATTATGGTGCATTCAGGAACccaaccccccaaaccccactaggagggcccccaccccagccctcccaccccaTTTGAGGGACCCAGGTTTAGAGTGGAGGATGGGGAAGTAACCACCCATCTGGGACCGAcctgtccctgccctgcctcacCCTCCCCAGGGGTTCAGGGATAACACCTGGGCCCGGACCCCATGcacccctctgcccctgcttgtgcacatatACACACTATGGCTCCTTGAAGAGTTGGTCAGTTCCTGGCAGGGCCCTACTCAACAGCACCGAGTGGGACAGGGGCGGGAGGGTTGGGTTAAGGAGACcctgagaaggaaggaggccCCAGCTATGGGACAGCAGGAGGGAAAGAGTGGGGGCCCCCCACCTCGTCCACCTCCCAGAGAGTCTCTGGTAGTCCACAGGTCCCCCTGTGGCCGAGGATGGCGGGCCGGGGGGATAGGAAGGCGAATGGTCAAGGCATGCTTTCCCTTAGCCGACCCCAGGGTCTGGTGATGGTCAGGGCTCCAAATAGGGGCTGTGTCCCCGCCTTGGAAAGGCTGGGAGCGGGGCTTCATTGCACAAAATACTGTGGGAGGGCCACACGCAGGGGGTGGGGCCCAGCCAGTCTGTATACAGAgatattgcatttaaaaaatgaaaacctcatttaaaataattaaaaacaacaatgaatgaaacaaataaaaaaaggcCCACACAACATGAGGCAGGTGGGGCAGGCAAGAAAGCAGGCAGGGGAAGCCTCAGACCCAAGGCATTGCCACATCCTGAGTCGAGATCCCCCAGCCCAGGCTAGCTCCGGACCCCTGGCTGGCCATGGGGTAGTGGTCCTGGGGGAAGGTAtgatggggagggggggaaaggCCTGGCCTCAGCGTGGGAGGCTGGCAGGGCCATGCTGTCCGCCGGCAACTAccgagacagagagagacagacagacagacaagacaGACAAACCAGGCGAAGGAGCGATGAGAGCTTTGTTAGCACCCAGCAGACAGGCCAATGGGTGGGCTGACAGGCCAATGGTCGGGTGTTCGGACAGGCAGCGGGAACATGTGGGCAGGCGAGCATGAGTCAGGCAGGTAGGCAGGCAGCAAGCGAGGAGGATGCGGCTGGGGGCTGCCCTGTGAGGGGAGTGGCATCCCTCCAGCTGCTGCCTGCTGGGGCCTCGGTCTGTGGCTTAGAACTCAGCTTAGAACTCGGTGTCCACCACGCGGAAAGCTGGCCTGcctggagggggaagcagagcgGATGGCTGTTGGTGGGTAAGCAGGATGGTggctggggcagggaagagggcgAGGGCCACACCTACCGGAGTCAGGCATTGATGAAGACCGAAGGCTGGCCTCCTTTTGTAGCTGGATCTCCTTTAGTGCAAATATGGAAGTAGCTGTGGATGAAGAGAGACACTGGGAAATGACCCACAGGGCCATCCAGGATCACCTCCCACATGGCCCCCTTGGCGGAATTAGAAAAAGCTGCCTTTTCTTTGAGAGGCTTGACTTTCGCCTATCAAACAATCCTTACACACAAACCAGCTATAGCTAGGGAATATGGAATATGGACTATTACATAATGCCAGAAAATCAGTAATTCTGTCAAGTGTGATAATAGTACTGCAATTACCACCTGCTGAGTCTAGATGATGGTGCTTGGGATTTTAGTTTAATCTAGTGGGGAGATGCAGGAAGTGGGCCAATTTTTAAGGTATATAATAttgttatgaaaaatattttagagacaCATGCTGAAATTTATAGATGAATGACATATCTGGGATCTGATTCAAAATAATCAGAGGGAATACAGATAAAACCGTATTGGCCACAAGTTGATGACCTGTTGGGAATACTTGGGGACTCATATTATTTGGtctaatagataaatatatataattctacttttttttttttcttaaaaagatcttattggggcaggctcctgggattgagcctcatgtcgggctctctgctcagctgggagcctgcttctccctctctccttctgcctgccgctccccctgcttgtggtcgctttctgtgtcaaataaaatctttaaaaatcttatttgaaaaagagagggagatagaaagaGGAgtatggggagggacagaggggagggagagggacaagcagactccacagagcccaatgtggggcttgaactcactaccctgagatcatgacctgagccaaaagcaagagtcaaatgcttaaccaacagagccacctaggtgcccctatgtatttatttatttaaagattttatttatttatttgacagagagagatcacaagtaggcagagagacaggcagagagagagagaggaggaagcaggctccttgctgagcagagagcccgatgcgggactcgatcccaggaccctgagatcatgacctgagccgaaggcagcggcttaacccactgagccacccaggcgccccctatttattttttttaaagtaacctctatACCTAATGttggactcaaactcacaaccctaagatcaagagtcatatctCCACTAACTGAACTAGGCTGGtgcccccaaatatataaaggggcgcctgagtggtgcagtcagttgagcgtcgggactcctggttttggctcagatcatctcagggtcctgaaactgagtcccatgtcgggctctgctgCTTTAACtctactctctctccctttccttcaacccctccccaccacacactccctccaaaacaaataaatctttggggtgcctggacggctcagtcagttaagtgtccaactcttggttttggctcaggtcatgatctcagggtcctgggattgaaacccGTGTCGGGATCCATGCTCtgctgggaatctgcttgaggactTCTCTTCCTACCCCTCTGAGCCCCTCACTCACACTTTCTATtggaaataaatcaatcttaaaaataaaaaagagaacaccCTGTGTGATTACATTTCTGCATAGTTCCAAGAATGGGGAAAACCAATGTTAGAAGTCCAACTAGTGGTAATCCTTGGGAAGGGGTTAGGGATAACTAAACGAAATAAGAGGGCACCTTCAGGGAAGCTCCTCatatcttatttcttctttcttttttttaaggttagaaagagagagagagagagagagagagcgcgcacacaagcacaagcagggggagcggcaggcagagggagtaggagaagtagactccctgctgagcagggagcctgatgcaggacttgatcccaggaccctgggatgatgacctgagacaaaggcagacgcctaacaaactaagccatccaggcgtccctcataTCCTATTTTTTGGCCCATATGCCAGTTACACAGGTGTGttagtttgtgaaaattcatggTGATGTATACTTATGATCTGtgcatttcatatatattttataagaaaatgtttacTAGAATAAGGGAAAGTGATGTTGCATCTATCtttatgtatgtttgaaaattcCCAGGAAAGGTAAAAAGGAACCGAAAaccaagttaatttttgtaataaatgCATCACGTGTCTGAACAAGGATGTGCTACCCCAGAGGTGACACAACCCGAGCCCTGCACAACCTGCCCAGCCTCTtgtcccccccagccccccaccagcTTCACTCACTGTCAGGAAGTTTGTGGATCCGCTCCCCCAGACTGAGGAAGAATGGATGTTTCATGGCGTCCTCTGCGGAGATCCGATTGCGACCTTCAAACTGAGTGGGGGACAGGCGTGGGGAGAGCAAGGGGCAGTGAGGGCAGCGGCAGTGTACTGAACACCTTCAACAAGCAGgactctcttcctccccacccctggagCTCCCCCGTTTCCCCACCCCTAGAATCCCCTAACCCCCAAGGCTGGCCCAGGAAGGTGGACTCACCTGCAGCAGCTTGTTGAGGAGGTCAGCCCCATCACTGTCAAGTCTACAGCAAGGACAAGGGGACCTGCTTTAAATTGAGTTTGGGCACTCTGGCCCCTAACActtgcccacccacccaccagtCTCACCGGGGTGCATGGCTCAAAAGGGCCTCGGCTCGATACTTGGGGTAGTTGTATGTCTTGAACTCTTCGTTGGATAGAATGCCTGGCCACGTCTCCTCAGTTGGGGTTCCTGGTGGGGAAGAATTACCCTAAGCATCCACAGGGCATCACTAAATGTCCCCACAGCTCCTAGGGCCCATTGCTCCTCACCCAAGATGCGGAAGATGAAGTGCAGCTGTTCCTCCACGGTGGAGCCTGGGAAGAGGGGCCGGCCTGTGGCCATCTCATAGAAGATGCAGCCCACACCCCTAGGCAGGGAGGGCACAGTGAAAAGGGAGGCAGTCGGCTGACTGGCCATTGTGACCAAGCCACCGCCTTCACTACACAGCTCCTGCCACACTTCCACCTGTCCTCACCACATGTCAATCTGGGTAGAGTAGTCCGTGGACCCAAGCAGAATGTCAGGGGGTCGGTACCACAGTGTCACCACCTCATTGGAGTAGGTCTTCGTTGGAATCGACTTAGCTCGGGCCAGGCCTGGGAGGTTGAAAGAAGGGGCAGCTGGAATTGAGGAGGTCCCGGGCAGTCTGGGGGAGAGGACAGCTGGGATGGAGAGCATCTTAAGCAAAGCCTGGAGAAGCTGAAGTGGACTGAGATTAGGTAGTCATGAAGAAGGAAGGTCTGAGAGGATAAGGCTGGGGCGTCACggggaagcgggggggggggcagggtacCAAAATCTGCCAGCTTCAGTTCTCCTCTCTCGTTGATGAGCAGGTTTTGGGGCTTGAGGTCTCGGTGTAGCACCTTCTGCCGGTGGCAGTAGGCCAGGCCACGAAGCAGCTGGAACAGGAACAGCTAGGGACCCAGGAAAGGCAGGTGGAGGTCAAAGTATATCCAGCAGCCCGACCCCCAGCAGACACTGCTCCCCCTCCCAAACACagacactgagcccagagccttaTCTCACGGAAGAGGACAGGGTCCCAATGCCCTCCAAGGGCTCCCAGCAAAAAAGCCAATCGGGAAAAGTCTGTTTCTGGGAGATTTGTGGGGTGGAGTGGGTGAGTGGGGGCCCCCGTGTGCCCCCGCTTCCTGCCCCACACCCACTTTCACGTTGTGCATGTTGATGACGTTCCCACAGTCATCCAGGTACTGCTTCAGGTCCTTGTcctgaggagaggagaggagatacAGGAGAAAAGAGGGGACAGTggccatctccccacctccctccaggacCAACCACCACTCAACCTTACCAGGTACTCAAAGACAAGGGTGAGGGACTTCTCCGTGTGGATAATGTCATGTAACGTGACAATATTGGCATGTTTGAGGTCCTTGAGCAGGGACACTGCAGGAAGCATGGGAATGAGATGGGGGAAGAGTTAGGACCCCACCCTCAGGATAGAGGCGAGGATGAGGACCAGACAGGGATGAGCCCAAGGTTCCTTTCTTTCCCCGTGCACTCTGGGGTAGTGGCTCATA encodes the following:
- the CDK16 gene encoding cyclin-dependent kinase 16 isoform X1 — protein: MQSEVAMDRMKKIKRQLSMTLRGGRGVDKTNGAPEQIGLDESGGGGGSDLGEVPTRAAPGEPRSGRGPLSSAPEIVHEDLKMGSDGESDQASATSSDEVQSPVRVRMRNHPPRKISTEDINKRLSLPADIRLPEGYLEKLTLNSPIFDKPLSRRLRRVSLSEIGFGKLETYIKLDKLGEGTYATVYKGKSKLTDNLVALKEIRLEHEEGAPCTAIREVSLLKDLKHANIVTLHDIIHTEKSLTLVFEYLDKDLKQYLDDCGNVINMHNVKLFLFQLLRGLAYCHRQKVLHRDLKPQNLLINERGELKLADFGLARAKSIPTKTYSNEVVTLWYRPPDILLGSTDYSTQIDMWGVGCIFYEMATGRPLFPGSTVEEQLHFIFRILGTPTEETWPGILSNEEFKTYNYPKYRAEALLSHAPRSPCPCCRLDSDGADLLNKLLQFEGRNRISAEDAMKHPFFLSLGERIHKLPDTTSIFALKEIQLQKEASLRSSSMPDSAIRSASPSRQASFPRGGHRVLS
- the CDK16 gene encoding cyclin-dependent kinase 16 isoform X7 → MDRMKKIKRQLSMTLRGGRGVDKTNGAPEQIGLDESGGGGGSDLGEVPTRAAPGEPRSGRGPLSSAPEIVHEDLKMGSDGESDQASATSSDEVQSPVRVRMRNHPPRKISTEDINKRLSLPADIRLPEGYLEKLTLNSPIFDKPLSRRLRRVSLSEIGFGKLETYIKLDKLGEGTYATVYKGKSKLTDNLVALKEIRLEHEEGAPCTAIREVSLLKDLKHANIVTLHDIIHTEKSLTLVFEYLDKDLKQYLDDCGNVINMHNVKLFLFQLLRGLAYCHRQKVLHRDLKPQNLLINERGELKLADFGLARAKSIPTKTYSNEVVTLWYRPPDILLGSTDYSTQIDMWGVGCIFYEMATGRPLFPGSTVEEQLHFIFRILGTPTEETWPGILSNEEFKTYNYPKYRAEALLSHAPRSPCPCCRLDSDGADLLNKLLQFEGRNRISAEDAMKHPFFLSLGERIHKLPDTTSIFALKEIQLQKEASLRSSSMPDSGRPAFRVVDTEF
- the CDK16 gene encoding cyclin-dependent kinase 16 isoform X2, whose amino-acid sequence is MAVAMDRMKKIKRQLSMTLRGGRGVDKTNGAPEQIGLDESGGGGGSDLGEVPTRAAPGEPRSGRGPLSSAPEIVHEDLKMGSDGESDQASATSSDEVQSPVRVRMRNHPPRKISTEDINKRLSLPADIRLPEGYLEKLTLNSPIFDKPLSRRLRRVSLSEIGFGKLETYIKLDKLGEGTYATVYKGKSKLTDNLVALKEIRLEHEEGAPCTAIREVSLLKDLKHANIVTLHDIIHTEKSLTLVFEYLDKDLKQYLDDCGNVINMHNVKLFLFQLLRGLAYCHRQKVLHRDLKPQNLLINERGELKLADFGLARAKSIPTKTYSNEVVTLWYRPPDILLGSTDYSTQIDMWGVGCIFYEMATGRPLFPGSTVEEQLHFIFRILGTPTEETWPGILSNEEFKTYNYPKYRAEALLSHAPRSPCPCCRLDSDGADLLNKLLQFEGRNRISAEDAMKHPFFLSLGERIHKLPDTTSIFALKEIQLQKEASLRSSSMPDSAIRSASPSRQASFPRGGHRVLS
- the CDK16 gene encoding cyclin-dependent kinase 16 isoform X4, which produces MQSEVAMDRMKKIKRQLSMTLRGGRGVDKTNGAPEQIGLDESGGGGGSDLGEVPTRAAPGEPRSGRGPLSSAPEIVHEDLKMGSDGESDQASATSSDEVQSPVRVRMRNHPPRKISTEDINKRLSLPADIRLPEGYLEKLTLNSPIFDKPLSRRLRRVSLSEIGFGKLETYIKLDKLGEGTYATVYKGKSKLTDNLVALKEIRLEHEEGAPCTAIREVSLLKDLKHANIVTLHDIIHTEKSLTLVFEYLDKDLKQYLDDCGNVINMHNVKLFLFQLLRGLAYCHRQKVLHRDLKPQNLLINERGELKLADFGLARAKSIPTKTYSNEVVTLWYRPPDILLGSTDYSTQIDMWGVGCIFYEMATGRPLFPGSTVEEQLHFIFRILGTPTEETWPGILSNEEFKTYNYPKYRAEALLSHAPRSPCPCCRLDSDGADLLNKLLQFEGRNRISAEDAMKHPFFLSLGERIHKLPDTTSIFALKEIQLQKEASLRSSSMPDSGRPAFRVVDTEF
- the CDK16 gene encoding cyclin-dependent kinase 16 isoform X6, whose amino-acid sequence is MDRMKKIKRQLSMTLRGGRGVDKTNGAPEQIGLDESGGGGGSDLGEVPTRAAPGEPRSGRGPLSSAPEIVHEDLKMGSDGESDQASATSSDEVQSPVRVRMRNHPPRKISTEDINKRLSLPADIRLPEGYLEKLTLNSPIFDKPLSRRLRRVSLSEIGFGKLETYIKLDKLGEGTYATVYKGKSKLTDNLVALKEIRLEHEEGAPCTAIREVSLLKDLKHANIVTLHDIIHTEKSLTLVFEYLDKDLKQYLDDCGNVINMHNVKLFLFQLLRGLAYCHRQKVLHRDLKPQNLLINERGELKLADFGLARAKSIPTKTYSNEVVTLWYRPPDILLGSTDYSTQIDMWGVGCIFYEMATGRPLFPGSTVEEQLHFIFRILGTPTEETWPGILSNEEFKTYNYPKYRAEALLSHAPRSPCPCCRLDSDGADLLNKLLQFEGRNRISAEDAMKHPFFLSLGERIHKLPDTTSIFALKEIQLQKEASLRSSSMPDSAIRSASPSRQASFPRGGHRVLS
- the CDK16 gene encoding cyclin-dependent kinase 16 isoform X3, with translation MQSEVAMDRMKKIKRQLSMTLRGGRGVDKTNGAPEQIGLDESGGGGGSDLGEVPTRAAPGEPRSGRGPLSSAPEIVHEDLKMGSDGESDQASATSSDEVQSPVRVRMRNHPPRKISTEDINKRLSLPADIRLPEGYLEKLTLNSPIFDKPLSRRLRRVSLSEIGFGKLETYIKLDKLGEGTYATVYKGKSKLTDNLVALKEIRLEHEEGAPCTAIREVSLLKDLKHANIVTLHDIIHTEKSLTLVFEYLDKDLKQYLDDCGNVINMHNVKLFLFQLLRGLAYCHRQKVLHRDLKPQNLLINERGELKLADFGLARAKSIPTKTYSNEVVTLWYRPPDILLGSTDYSTQIDMWGVGCIFYEMATGRPLFPGSTVEEQLHFIFRILGTPTEETWPGILSNEEFKTYNYPKYRAEALLSHAPRLDSDGADLLNKLLQFEGRNRISAEDAMKHPFFLSLGERIHKLPDTTSIFALKEIQLQKEASLRSSSMPDSAIRSASPSRQASFPRGGHRVLS
- the CDK16 gene encoding cyclin-dependent kinase 16 isoform X5; amino-acid sequence: MQSEVAMDRMKKIKRQLSMTLRGGRGVDKTNGAPEQIGLDESGGGGGSDLGEVPTRAAPGEPRSGRGPLSSAPEIVHEDLKMGSDGESDQASATSSDEVQSPVRVRMRNHPPRKISTEDINKRLSLPADIRLPEGYLEKLTLNSPIFDKPLSRRLRRVSLSEIGFGKLETYIKLDKLGEGTYATVYKGKSKLTDNLVALKEIRLEHEEGAPCTAIREVSLLKDLKHANIVTLHDIIHTEKSLTLVFEYLDKDLKQYLDDCGNVINMHNVKLFLFQLLRGLAYCHRQKVLHRDLKPQNLLINERGELKLADFGLARAKSIPTKTYSNEVVTLWYRPPDILLGSTDYSTQIDMWGVGCIFYEMATGRPLFPGSTVEEQLHFIFRILGTPTEETWPGILSNEEFKTYNYPKYRAEALLSHAPRLDSDGADLLNKLLQFEGRNRISAEDAMKHPFFLSLGERIHKLPDTTSIFALKEIQLQKEASLRSSSMPDSGRPAFRVVDTEF